The Hyperolius riggenbachi isolate aHypRig1 chromosome 3, aHypRig1.pri, whole genome shotgun sequence genome window below encodes:
- the LOC137560905 gene encoding vitelline membrane outer layer protein 1 homolog codes for MLLTFAVALLLLQATLTYSDFIQVKNGGPWGDWGWTESCPEGTSARGFSLLVEPENRDNTAVNSIKLYCAEPYSTTVEDTITSSAARWGQWTSVKWCPLGDFVSFSLKVQKPINGDNTAANNIMLQCSDLTILTGDGGRWGEFWRLE; via the exons ATGTTGCTTACATTTGCTGTGGCGCTGCTCCTGCTACAAGCCACGCTGACCTACAGCGACTTCATTCAAGTAAAAAACGGGGGTCCCTGGGGAGACTGGGGATGGACAGAGTCCTGTCCTGAAGGCACGTCTGCTAGAGGTTTCAGTCTGCTG GTTGAACCTGAAAATAGAGACAACACCGCAGTGAATTCCATCAAACTGTACTGCGCTGAACCTTATAGCACCACGGTTGAAGATACCATAACCTCTAGTGCAGCGAG ATGGGGACAATGGACCAGTGTAAAGTGGTGTCCCTTAGGGGACTTTGTGAGCTTCTCTCTTAAAGTCCAGAAACCCATCAATGGTGACAATACGGCGGCCAACAACATCATGCTCCAATGCTCAGATCTAACCATCCTGACGGGTGATGGAGGACGCTGGGGAGAGTTTTGGAGACTGGAGTGA
- the LOC137560904 gene encoding vitelline membrane outer layer protein 1 homolog — translation MKNLALIASLLQATLTYSSTILVDNGGPWGDWGSTEKCPPGTMARGFSLLVEPPQGNGDDTALNGVKLYCARRSSRKLKATITSARGSWGTWTSVQWCPSGGLINFSLKVEAPIGDGDDTAANNIMFQCSDYTVLRGYGERWGTFGPWSDICHEGICGIRTKLEAPQGNGDDTALNDVRFLCCYN, via the exons ATGAAAAACCTGGCTTTGATTGCGTCTCTGCTACAAGCCACTCTGACGTATAGCTCCACCATTCTGGTAGATAACGGAGGACCTTGGGGTGACTGGGGAAGCACTGAGAAATGTCCTCCTGGCACCAtggcaagaggcttcagtctgctG GTAGAACCTCCCCAAGGGAATGGAGATGATACGGCCCTGAACGGGGTAAAACTGTACTGCGCTAGACGTTCCAGTCGTAAATTGAAGGCAACAATAACCTCTGCAAGGGGAAG CTGGGGAACGTGGACCAGTGTACAGTGGTGTCCTTCTGGGGGCCTCATCAACTTTTCCCTGAAGGTTGAAGCCCCCATCGGTGATGGAGATGACACCGCAGCTAACAACATCATGTTCCAGTGCAGTGATTACACCGTCCTGAGAGGATATGGTGAACGGTGGGGAACATTCGGACCCTGGAGCGATATTTGCCACGAGGGCATTTGTGGCATCAGGACCAAATTGGAAGCCCCACAAGGGAATGGAGATGACACGGCTCTCAATGACGTTCGGTTCCTTTGCTGTTATAATTAG